A stretch of Xenopus laevis strain J_2021 chromosome 8S, Xenopus_laevis_v10.1, whole genome shotgun sequence DNA encodes these proteins:
- the hcfc1.S gene encoding uncharacterized protein LOC494675 isoform X2 produces MAATPALSTAGALQPRWKRVVGWSGPVPRPRHGHRAVAIKELIVVFGGGNEGIVDELHVYNTSTNQWFIPAVRGDIPPGCAAYGFVCDGTRLLVFGGMVEYGKYSNDLYELQASRWEWKRLKAKAPKNGPPPCPRLGHSFSLVGSKCYLFGGLANDSEDPKNNIPRYLNDLYILELRAGSGVVAWDVPITYGILPPPRESHTAVVYTDKDNKKSRLVIYGGMSGCRLGDLWILDIDTLTWSKPSLNGVAPLPRSLHSATTILNKMYVFGGWVPLVMDDVKVATHEKEWKCTNTLACLNLESMSWEHIVIDTLEDNIPRARAGHCAVAINTRLYIWSGRDGYRKAWNNQVCCKDLWYLETEKPPAPARVQLVRANTNSLEVSWGAVPTADSYLLQLQKYDIPAAAAAMSPANPVPSVPVNPPKSPAPASAAPTVQQVAHTGITLLPQAASLPPTTATIQVLPTMPGSPIAVSAALRTQAVPAVLKVGGQQSTLSTPLVTVRPANQISKAPVTVTSLPPGVRMVVPAQSTQGAPIGSSQPMSGMAALAAAAAATQKIPPSSAPTMLGVPAGATMVKSVAVPSGVTSLPTTVKVASSPIMVSNPATRMLKTAAAQVGTSVPGSNTQNRPIITVHKSGTVTVAQQAQVVTTVVGGVTKTITLVKSPISVPGGSALISNLGKMMSVVQTKPVQTSAITGQASTGPLTQIIQTKGPLPAGTILKLVTSADGKPATIITTTQAGGTGTKPTILGISSVSPNTTKPGTTTIIKTIPMSAIITQAGATGVTSTAGIKSPITILTTKMGTSGTGTPAKIITAVPKHTATLGQQGLTQVVLKGAPGQPGTILRTVPMSGMRLVTPVSAVKPTVTTLVVKGTTGVTTLGTVSGTVSTSLAGGGVHNSASLATPINTLGTIATLSSQVINPGAITMSAAQTSLTAASGLSTPTITMQPLSQPTQVTLITTPSGVEAQPVHDLPVSILASPTSDQPTATVTIADSGQGDQPGTVTLVCSNPPCETHETGTTNTATTSLVNLSSIVQQPGGTLQFVCEGQEPGTYVATSLAQANGSVVRVCSNPPCETHETGTTQTSTTAMASIGQTGIVTRVCSNPPCETHETGTTQTPTTAMSNIGSGEMGTVTRICSNPPCETHETGTTQTSTTAMANMDSGQGESSKKICSNPPCETHETGTTPTATTARSNIGKEQTDNTQRLSKPPCETMQTVSTHTVMTVPDSFTSGLTSSNLPCETHETNITSTTTDVTANVGTDQSQNVVNVCSDPRSETYETGTINTPTTARSNIGSGQTENANETPCETHQVTSTQTRMTISESNKVPSSSSEANDIVEDNQTGSSVCSNPSCETHETNTTNTSTTSRSNIGAEQAANIQQLSKNTDQVISAGSTKTEPNILEQRVCSNPPCETHETNTTNTATTSTSNIDNQPTAPPTQQVCSNPPCETHETGTTHTATTVTASMGTNEDQPPASGEEEEQQSEQADESIQSSNISTGSSSSPVTIVAVAATASSSPVHSTVPAVSRAVTTVTQSRQLPGPSVPNISSITEPSSDVAVQGSEAVSCPEQSKAPLSSDILQPSKDVQSEAEALQQPMDSAVPEHNAAELHAAIEAESSQNAAVAAEQHAVEQLSLPQELMAEGQTTTLMVTGLTPEELAVTAAAEAAAQAAATEEAQALAIQAVLQAAQQAVMGFQAASGEPMDTSDVAHAELRHLTTEGPTTTIPIVLTQQELAALVQQQQLQEQQQIQQHQLQQQQLQQLQQQQLQQQQQLHQQQLQHLQQLHHVPTEALAPADSLNDPASESNGLSELTSAVTNAVALLPTTATDNLTVSNTFTAPQPVVIASPAKLQAAAALTEVANGIESKQDSPPQQAKAPVKKENQWFDVGVIKATNMMVTHYYLPADDSVNDDDSVVLPDYSQLKKQELQPGTAYKFRVAGVNACGRGPYSEISAFKTCLPGFPGAPCAIKISKSPDGAHLTWEPPSVTSGKIIEYSVYLAIQSSQASGEQKSTPAQLAFMRVYCGPNPSCLVQSSSLSNAHIDYTTKPAIIFRIAARNEKGYGPATQVRWLQESNKDGSAGKPANKRPVSSPDM; encoded by the exons ATGGCTGCGACTCCGGCCCTATCGACAGCAGGTGCTTTACAGCCTCGCTGGAAGAGAGTAGTTGGATGGTCAGGCCCTGTGCCTAGGCCGAGGCATGGACACAGAGCTGTGGCTATTAAGGAACTTATTGTGGTTTTTGGAGGAGGAAACGAGGGCATCGTGGACGAGCTGCATGTTTATAACACGT CCACAAACCAGTGGTTTATTCCAGCTGTGAGAGGTGACATACCGCCTGGATGTGCCGCCTATGGATTTGTCTGTGATGGGACACGTTTACTTGTGTTTGGAGGAATGGTGGAGTATGGGAAGTACAGCAATGACCTATATGAGTTGCAG gcAAGCAGATGGGAATGGAAAAGACTTAAAGCCAAAGCACCCAAGAATGGTCCACCGCCATGTCCTCGTCTTGGACACAGTTTCTCATTGGTTGGAAGCAAATGCTATCTTTTTGGTGGGCTTGCTAATGATAGTGAGGACCCCAAGAACAACATTCCTAG GTACCTTAATGATCTTTACATCTTGGAGTTGCGCGCTGGCTCTGGAGTTGTAGCTTGGGATGTTCCTATAACATATGGTATTCTGCCGCCACCTCGTGAGTCCCACACTGCAGTGGTTTACACGGACAAAGATAACAAGAAGTCCCGTCTGGTAATATACGGGGGTATGAGTGGATGCAGACTTGGAGATCTTTGGATTTTGGATATAG ATACTCTGACCTGGAGCAAACCAAGTCTGAATGGTGTTGCACCTCTCCCAAGAAGTCTTCATTCTGCCACAACTATATTGAATAA AATGTATGTCTTTGGAGGATGGGTGCCTCTTGTAATGGATGATGTTAAGGTAGCTACCCATGAGAAAGAATGGAAATGCACTAATACACTTGCGTGCCTCAACCTTG AGAGTATGTCATGGGAGCATATAGTAATAGACACCTTAGAGGATAACATTCCACGTGCTCGTGCAGGCCATTGTGCAGTGGCCATCAATACACGTCTTTATATTTGGAGTGGTCGAGATGGTTACCGCAAAGCCTGGAACAACCAGGTTTGTTGCAAGGACCTGTGGTACCTTGAAACAG AGAAACCACCTGCACCTGCTCGTGTACAACTGGTAAGAGCAAACACCAATTCCCTGGAGGTTAGCTGGGGGGCTGTGCCCACTGCAGACAGTTACTTATTGCAGCTACAAAAGTATGACATACCAGCTGCTGCTGCAGCAATGTCTCCAGCCAATCCAGTTCCATCTGTGCCAGTGAATCCACCCAAGAGCCCTGCACCTGCATCTGCAGCTCCAACAGTACAGCAGGTTGCTCACACTGGTATCACCCTTTTACCGCAAGCAGCCTCTTTACCTCCCACAACAGCCACAATCCAGGTCTTGCCTACTATGCCTGGGAGTCCTATTGCAGTGTCTGCTGCTCTTCGCACACAAG CTGTCCCAGCTGTCCTTAAAGTTGGAGGCCAGCAGTCCACTCTGAGCACGCCTCTAGTTACTGTAAGGCCAGCTAATCAGATTAGTAAAGCTCCTGTTACAGTCACTTCTCTCCCGCCTGGTGTGCGTATGGTTGTTCCTGCACAGAGCACCCAGGGAGCT CCTATTGGCAGTAGTCAGCCAATGAGTGGCATGGCTGCTcttgctgcagctgctgctgcaaCACAGAAGATACCCCCTTCCTCTGCACCCACCATGCTTGGTGTCCCTGCTGGAGCTACTATGGTGAAATCTGTGGCTGTGCCCTCTGGAGTCACCTCACTTCCCACTACTGTCAAAGTGGCATCCTCTCCAATAATG GTCAGCAACCCAGCAACCCGTATGTTGAAAACAGCCGCTGCACAAGTTGGAACTTCAGTTCCTGGTAGCAATACACAGAATCGTCCAATAATCACGGTGCATAAGTCAGGAACTGTGACTGTTGCCCAACAAGCCCAGGTTGTAACCACTGTGGTGGGCGGTGTTACCAAAACCATCACTCTAGTTAAGAGTCCCATCTCTGTTCCTGGTGGCAGTGCTTTG ATATCCAATCTTGGGAAAATGATGTCTGTTGTCCAGACTAAACCAGTGCAAACCTCTGCAATTACAGGGCAGGCATCCACTGGACCATTGACACAGATCATACAG ACCAAAGGACCGCTACCCGCAGGAACAATACTGAAGCTTGTAACATCTGCTGATGGGAAACCCGCAACTATAATTACCACCACGCAAGCTGGAGGCACAGGCACCAAGCCTACCATCCTGGGTATTAGCAGTGTTTCTCCAAATACCACTAAGCCTGGGACTACCACCATTATTAAGACAATTCCCATGTCTGCCATTATCACCCAAGCAGGTGCCACAG GTGTAACAAGCACTGCTGGTATTAAGTCACCAATTACCATTCTTACAACCAAAATGGGGACCTCTGGCACTGGAACCCCAGCCAAAATAATTACAGCTGTTCCGAAACATACAGCTACTCTTGGACAACAAGGATTAACACAG gtggTCCTAAAAGGAGCTCCTGGGCAGCCTGGCACAATTCTTCGTACTGTCCCAATGAGTGGCATGAGACTTGTCACTCCAGTTTCTGCAGTGAAACCTACTGTCACTACCCTTGTTGTGAAAGGCACCACAG GTGTCACCACTCTTGGCACTGTTTCAGGGACTGTTTCAACAAGTTTAGCCGGAGGTGGGGTTCATAACAGTGCTTCTCTCGCAACACCAATAAACACTCTGGGCACAATTGCTACGCTCTCCAGTCAGGTGATCAACCCTGGTGCCATTACTATGTCTGCAGCTCAGACTTCCCTCACTGCAGCATCTGGACTGTCCACTCCCACCATTACCATGCAG CCGCTTTCTCAGCCTACACAAGTGACATTAATTACAACTCCTAGTGGTGTTGAGGCCCAGCCTGTTCACGATCTTCCAGTGTCCATACTGGCTTCACCAACTTCTGACCAGCCCACAGCTACTGTAACTATTGCAGATTCTGGCCAAGGAGACCAACCTGGCACTGTCACTTTGGTTTGCTCCAACCCACCTTGTGAAACTCATGAGACTGGAACCACCAATACTGCCACCACCAGTCTTGTAAATCTCAGCAGCATTGTCCAGCAACCTGGTGGCACTTTACAATTTGTTTGTGAAGGTCAAGAGCCTGGAACATATGTAGCAACTTCTTTAGCACAAGCAAATGGCAGTGTGGTGAGAGTTTGCTCAAATCCTCCATGTGAAACCCATGAAACAGGAACTACCCAGACATCAACTACAGCCATGGCCAGTATTGGCCAAACAGGAATAGTCACAAGGGTTTGCTCCAACCCACCTTGTGAAACCCATGAAACTGGAACCACTCAAACTCCAACAACAGCTATGTCAAATATCGGCAGTGGGGAGATGGGAACTGTGACCAGAATTTGTTCAAATCCCCCTTGTGAAACCCATGAAACAGGAACTACTCAAACTTCTACCACAGCGATGGCAAATATGGACAGTGGGCAGGGTGAAAGCAGTAAGAAAATTTGCTCTAATCCACCGTGTGAGACTCATGAAACAGGCACAACTCCAACAGCTACAACAGCTAGATCAAATATTGGCAAAGAACAAACAGACAATACTCAAAGGCTGTCTAAACCGCCATGTGAGACGATGCAAACTGTATCTACCCATACAGTCATGACTGTGCCTGATAGCTTTACCAGTGGACTGACTAGTTCCAACCTTCCTTGTGAAACACATGAGACGAATATCACCAGCACAACCACAGATGTAACTGCTAACGTCGGAACAGACCAGTCACAAAATGTTGTTAATGTATGCTCTGACCCACGTTCAGAGACCTATGAAACTGGCACCATTAATACTCCTACCACAGCAAGATCTAACATTGGTTCTGGGCAAACGGAGAATGCCAATGAAACGCCCTGTGAGACCCATCAGGTGACTTCCACACAAACCAGGATGACCATATCGGAGTCAAATAAAGTACCATCTTCAAGTAGTGAGGCCAACGATATTGTTGAAGACAACCAAACTGGGAGCTCTGTGTGTTCCAATCCATCCTGTGAGACTCATGAAACTAACACCACCAATACCTCAACTACTTCTAGGTCCAACATTGGGGCAGAGCAGGCTGCAAATATCCAGCAGCTTTCCAAGAACACAGACCAGGTGATCTCTGCAGGAAGTACAAAGACTGAACCAAACATCCTAGAGCAGCGGGTGTGCTCCAACCCTCCTTGTGAAACCCATGAAACCAATACTACCAACACTGCAACAACATCAACATCTAATATAGACAACCAGCCTACTGCTCCTCCTACTCAGCAAGTCTGCTCTAACCCTCCTTGTGAAACTCACGAGACTGGAACAACCCATACGGCCACCACAGTTACAGCCAGCATGGGAACCAACGAAG ATCAGCCACCTGCcagtggggaagaagaagaacaaCAGTCTGAGCAGGCTGATGAATCTATCCAAAGCAGCAACATCAGTACTGGGTCCTCATCCTCCCCTGTTACTATAGTGGCTGTAGCTGCTACCGCATCCTCCTCTCCAGTACACTCTACAGTGCCAGCTGTCTCCAGAGCAGTAACAACTGTAACACAGTCCAGGCAACTTCCTGGACCGTCTGTGCCG AACATCTCTTCTATTACTGAACCATCCTCTGACGTTGCTGTGCAAGGATCTGAAGCAGTTTCGTGCCCGGAGCAGTCAAAAGCTCCACTTTCCTCCGATATTCTTCAGCCATCTAAGGACGTACAATCTGAGGCAGAAGCACTTCAGCAGCCAATGGATAGTGCAGTGCCAGAACACAATGCAGCAGAGCTGCATGCAGCTATTGAAGCAGAATCCAGTCAGAATGCTGCAGTGGCTGCTGAACAACATGCAGTAGAACAGCTGTCTCTTCCTCAAGAACTTATGGCAGAAGGGCAGACAACCACGCTGATGGTGACAGGACTGACACCCGAAGAACTTGCTGTAACTGCTGCAGCAGAGGCAGCAGCTCAAGCCGCAGCAACAGAGGAAGCCCAGGCATTGGCCATCCAAGCTGTGCTACAGGCAGCCCAGCAGGCAGTGATGG GTTTCCAAGCTGCATCTGGGGAACCTATGGATACCTCTGACGTGGCTCATGCTGAGCTGCGTCACCTGACGACTGAAGGGCCTACAACAACCATTCCCATTGTCCTTACACAGCAAGAGCTAGCAGCCTTGGTGCAGCAGCAACAACTCCAGGAGCAACAGCAGATTCAACAACATCAGCTCCAACAGCAGCAGCTTCAGCaactgcaacagcagcagttgcAACAACAGCAACAGCTTcaccagcagcagctgcaacattTACAGCAATTGCACCACGTGCCTACAGAGGCCCTCGCACCAGCTGATAGTCTTAATGATCCTGCCAGTGAAAGCAATGGGCTCAGTGAACTAACTAGTGCTGTGACCAACGCAGTGGCACTTTTGCCAACTACAGCCACTGACA ATTTGACTGTATCCAATACTTTCACAGCTCCTCAACCTGTTGTGATTGCCAGTCCTGCCAAACTGCAGGCTGCAGCTGCTCTAACAGAGGTTGCGAACGGAATTGAATCG aaacagGATTCCCCACCACAACAGGCTAAGGCTCCAGTGAAAAAAGAGAATCAGTGGTTTGATGTGGGAGTAATAAAAGCCACTAATATGATGGTGACACATTATTATCTGCCTGCTGATGACTCTGTTAAtgat GATGACTCTGTTGTTCTGCCGGATTACAGCCAGTTGAAGAAGCAAGAGCTGCAGCCTGGCACAGCTTACAAATTCCGGGTTGCTGGTGTAAATGCTTGTGGTCGTGGACCCTACAGTGAAATATCAGCTTTTAAAACTTGTTTGCCTGGTTTCCCTGGCGCACCATGTGCCATAAAGATCAGCAAG AGCCCTGATGGAGCTCACCTTACCTGGGAGCCTCCCTCTGTGACCTCAGGCAAAATCATAGAGTACTCCGTTTATCTGGCCATCCAGAGCAGCCAAGCCAGTGGAGAACAGAAGTCAACACCAGCTCAGCTGGCTTTCATGAGGGTGTACTGTGGCCCTAACCCTTCTTGTTTGGTGCAGTCCTCCAGTCTTTCCAATGCTCATATAGATTACACCACAAAACCTGCCATAATCTTTCGCATTGCTGCTCGAAATGAAAAGGGCTATGGACCTGCCACCCAAGTCAGGTGGCTGCAGG AATCTAACAAGGATGGATCAGCTGGGAAGCCTGCCAATAAGCGGCCCGTATCCTCCCCTGATATGTAA